A portion of the Novosphingobium sp. KA1 genome contains these proteins:
- a CDS encoding NAD(P)/FAD-dependent oxidoreductase gives MSQYDVVVMGGGHNGLVAAAYMAKAGKKVIVLERKPHYGGGVSTRELIQPGFWHDEHSNVHIMIQGNPMLREDELGLLGKFGLEYIYPELPHASIWEDGTMVRSWRDLDRTCEEIAAFSPKDAEAYRKFATASMAALPMFMSGLYAPPFPMGAFVAMMDQSDEGRFLLDVMQRSALDVVNQYFESDLLRLHIVRMVTENLQMPDELGTGMGAFLMPGIIHAYGCSMPKGGSGQLSHALVRAIEHFGGEVRCNAEVRRVIVSGGKATGLELVDGETFMAKDGVIGAIHPHVLRKFVAETPEPVLQRAERVTQSTFSINLTHLTLKERLRLKVGNDANAMMTELMDFYTMRDMLLEYDKLRRGEVSERLIAGGDNTIFDPSRAPEGAGVFYGVNFAPYDLWPDGPGSWDERKEEIADKALAQYRKFYANLDDANITGRLIRSPVDHERDSPASFLKGDIHGCAPFFYQSVGHRPTPDLGSLRVPQIEGLYLVGPFMHPGGGVFGAGRATAIQMMDDLDIEFDKVCAGAV, from the coding sequence ATGAGCCAGTACGACGTGGTCGTCATGGGCGGGGGGCACAACGGCCTCGTCGCCGCCGCCTACATGGCCAAGGCGGGCAAGAAGGTGATCGTGCTGGAGCGCAAGCCCCACTACGGCGGCGGCGTTTCCACGCGTGAGCTGATCCAGCCGGGTTTCTGGCATGACGAGCACTCCAACGTGCACATCATGATCCAGGGCAACCCGATGCTGCGCGAGGACGAGTTGGGCCTGCTCGGCAAGTTCGGCCTCGAATATATCTATCCCGAACTGCCCCACGCCTCGATCTGGGAAGACGGGACCATGGTGCGCTCCTGGCGCGATCTGGACCGCACCTGCGAGGAAATCGCAGCCTTCTCGCCCAAGGACGCGGAGGCCTATCGCAAGTTCGCCACGGCCTCGATGGCAGCGCTGCCGATGTTCATGTCCGGCCTCTACGCCCCGCCGTTCCCGATGGGCGCCTTCGTGGCGATGATGGACCAGTCCGACGAAGGGCGCTTCCTGCTCGACGTCATGCAGCGCTCGGCGCTCGACGTGGTGAACCAGTATTTCGAGAGCGACCTGCTGCGCCTCCACATCGTGCGCATGGTCACCGAGAACCTGCAGATGCCCGACGAACTGGGCACCGGCATGGGCGCTTTCCTGATGCCGGGGATCATTCATGCCTATGGGTGCTCGATGCCCAAGGGCGGCTCCGGCCAGCTTTCCCACGCGCTGGTCCGCGCTATCGAGCATTTCGGCGGCGAAGTGCGCTGCAATGCCGAAGTGCGCCGGGTGATCGTATCCGGCGGCAAGGCCACCGGCCTCGAACTGGTGGATGGCGAGACTTTCATGGCGAAGGACGGCGTGATCGGCGCGATCCACCCGCATGTGCTGCGCAAGTTCGTGGCCGAAACGCCCGAGCCGGTACTCCAGCGCGCGGAGCGGGTGACGCAGTCCACCTTCTCGATCAACCTCACGCACCTGACCCTGAAGGAGCGGCTGCGCTTGAAGGTCGGCAACGACGCCAATGCCATGATGACCGAGCTGATGGACTTCTACACCATGCGCGACATGCTGCTGGAGTACGACAAGCTGCGGCGCGGCGAAGTGTCCGAACGGCTGATCGCCGGCGGTGACAACACGATCTTCGATCCCAGCCGGGCCCCCGAAGGCGCGGGTGTGTTCTACGGCGTGAACTTTGCGCCTTACGACCTCTGGCCCGATGGTCCGGGTTCGTGGGACGAACGCAAGGAAGAGATCGCCGACAAGGCGCTGGCGCAATACCGCAAGTTCTACGCGAACCTCGATGATGCCAACATCACCGGCCGCCTGATCCGCTCCCCCGTCGATCACGAGCGGGACAGTCCGGCCAGCTTCCTCAAGGGCGACATCCACGGCTGCGCACCGTTCTTCTACCAGTCGGTCGGACACCGGCCGACGCCGGACCTCGGTTCGCTGCGGGTGCCGCAGATCGAGGGGCTCTATCTCGTCGGGCCGTTCATGCACCCGGGCGGCGGCGTGTTCGGCGCGGGCCGGGCGACGGCGATCCAGATGATGGACGACCTCGACATCGAATTCGACAAGGTTTGCGCAGGAGCGGTATGA
- a CDS encoding VOC family protein, which produces MSILGVESVLFGVADVAEHARFWTDFGLPVESAGENEAVFRLASGSRLIVLRHGDARLPSPDPFPGDGLKETVWGVDSADNLEAIAASLASEVAVTRDADGTVHAVCPDGQPIALRVWAKRAFHSEASPVNTPASYPRFNQHRIWRQRAVPKTINHVVFFSPDYVGSFEFYERHFGFHYVDHSKGVGIFARAGGTYEHHSIFWVNCDLPIAPDHFKFMHIAFGMDDIDEVMLGANIMEAKGWKNESMNSSGGISRHRISSAIYYYCDMPGKAGEAEYHADTDYLDENWVPRAWDFRFGSLLWSNNAPPIFRGDNIPWDMTFDADRASFEAHRKHKPGKQPAEGKLGELTEDDEHAI; this is translated from the coding sequence ATGAGCATTCTGGGAGTAGAGAGCGTCCTGTTCGGCGTCGCCGACGTGGCCGAGCACGCACGGTTCTGGACCGATTTCGGCCTGCCGGTGGAAAGCGCGGGCGAAAACGAGGCGGTGTTCCGCCTTGCCTCGGGCAGCCGGCTGATCGTGCTGCGCCACGGCGACGCCCGCCTGCCGAGCCCGGACCCGTTCCCCGGCGACGGCCTCAAGGAAACCGTCTGGGGCGTCGACAGTGCCGACAACCTTGAGGCAATCGCCGCCAGCCTCGCCTCGGAAGTGGCGGTGACGCGCGATGCCGACGGCACCGTCCACGCCGTCTGCCCCGACGGCCAGCCGATCGCCCTGCGCGTCTGGGCCAAGCGGGCGTTCCATTCGGAAGCGAGCCCGGTCAACACCCCCGCCAGCTATCCGCGCTTCAACCAGCACCGCATCTGGCGCCAGCGGGCGGTGCCCAAGACGATCAACCACGTGGTGTTCTTCTCGCCCGATTACGTCGGCAGTTTCGAGTTCTACGAGCGCCACTTCGGCTTCCACTATGTCGACCATTCGAAGGGCGTCGGCATCTTCGCGCGCGCGGGCGGCACCTATGAGCACCACTCGATCTTCTGGGTGAACTGCGACCTTCCCATCGCCCCCGACCACTTCAAGTTCATGCACATCGCCTTCGGCATGGACGACATCGACGAAGTCATGCTCGGCGCCAACATCATGGAGGCGAAGGGCTGGAAGAACGAGAGCATGAACAGCTCGGGCGGCATCTCGCGCCACCGCATTTCCAGCGCGATCTATTATTACTGCGACATGCCCGGCAAGGCGGGCGAGGCCGAGTATCACGCCGATACCGACTATCTCGACGAGAACTGGGTGCCGCGGGCCTGGGACTTCCGCTTCGGCTCGCTGCTGTGGTCGAACAATGCCCCGCCGATCTTCCGGGGCGACAACATTCCCTGGGACATGACGTTCGATGCCGACCGCGCCAGCTTCGAGGCGCACCGCAAGCACAAGCCGGGCAAGCAGCCCGCCGAGGGCAAGCTGGGCGAACTGACCGAGGACGACGAACACGCGATCTGA
- a CDS encoding DUF3572 domain-containing protein — MLGSSPSSSQDAETLALHALGWVLGDGDRAERFLALTGLTPDHLRTSLGEIGTLTAVLDFLCAHEPDLVAAADVLGVKPEELAAARQRIGR, encoded by the coding sequence ATTCTCGGAAGTTCCCCTTCCTCATCGCAGGATGCCGAAACGCTGGCGCTCCACGCGCTGGGCTGGGTGCTGGGCGACGGCGATCGTGCCGAGCGATTCCTGGCGCTGACCGGCCTGACGCCCGATCATCTGCGCACCTCGCTGGGCGAGATCGGCACGCTGACGGCGGTGCTCGATTTTCTCTGTGCGCACGAGCCGGACCTTGTCGCCGCCGCCGACGTGCTGGGCGTAAAGCCCGAGGAACTGGCTGCCGCCCGCCAGAGGATCGGCCGATGA
- a CDS encoding LysR family transcriptional regulator: MAMRFGRLDLNLLVALDALLTERSVSLAADKLCLSQSATSSALGRLREYFGDELLVVKGRHMILTARAEELIEPVRAVLEQIRSTITVAPPFDPATAERQIRIMASDYSTQVLLADAIAEISSEAPGIRFEIQPMHETPVDALERGYIDLLLTIDYAISTDHPSQILFEDDYVVLGWEGNPALQGPMTRELYFELGHVTARFGKAQVPAFDDWFMRRQKQQRRVEVVAPSFLSIVGLVMNSNRIATVHRRMAEVFVRSLPLVMREMPFSFPPIREAIQWHISNSNDAGLRWVVEKLEAVAQRSGRAGNVVPIDPAQREDNERERIEYAFRMNNKPL; encoded by the coding sequence ATGGCAATGCGGTTCGGTCGGCTCGATCTCAATCTCTTGGTGGCCCTCGATGCGCTGCTGACCGAGCGCAGCGTGTCGCTGGCGGCGGACAAGCTGTGCCTCTCGCAATCGGCCACATCCAGCGCGCTGGGACGCCTGCGCGAATACTTCGGGGACGAGCTGCTGGTGGTGAAGGGCCGCCACATGATCCTCACCGCCCGGGCCGAGGAACTGATCGAACCGGTGCGCGCGGTGCTCGAGCAGATCCGCTCGACCATCACCGTTGCCCCGCCGTTCGATCCCGCCACCGCGGAACGCCAGATCCGCATCATGGCATCGGACTATTCCACCCAGGTCCTGCTGGCCGATGCCATCGCCGAGATTTCGAGCGAGGCCCCCGGCATCCGTTTCGAAATCCAGCCGATGCACGAAACCCCGGTCGATGCGCTGGAACGCGGGTACATCGACCTCCTGCTTACTATCGATTACGCCATCTCCACTGATCACCCCAGCCAGATCCTGTTCGAGGATGACTACGTGGTGCTCGGCTGGGAGGGCAATCCGGCCTTGCAGGGGCCGATGACACGCGAACTGTACTTCGAACTCGGCCACGTCACCGCGCGTTTCGGCAAAGCGCAGGTACCCGCGTTCGACGACTGGTTCATGCGCCGCCAGAAGCAGCAGCGCCGGGTGGAAGTGGTGGCGCCCAGCTTCCTGTCGATTGTCGGGCTGGTGATGAACAGCAACCGCATCGCCACCGTTCACCGCCGCATGGCCGAGGTTTTTGTGCGCAGCCTGCCGCTGGTCATGCGCGAGATGCCCTTCAGCTTCCCGCCGATCCGCGAGGCGATCCAGTGGCATATCTCCAACTCTAACGACGCCGGGCTGCGCTGGGTGGTGGAGAAGCTGGAAGCCGTTGCCCAGCGAAGTGGCAGAGCAGGCAATGTCGTGCCCATCGATCCCGCCCAGCGCGAGGACAACGAGCGCGAGCGGATCGAATATGCGTTCCGGATGAACAACAAGCCGCTCTAG
- a CDS encoding helix-turn-helix domain-containing protein — protein MEPLDLPGLRALADEMARHGHEREAPARAVMAMLGDRWTTLILLVLGEGEMRHADLKRVVAQLSSEQAISQRVLTLKLRALERDGFVLRSVSADVPPKVAYRLSGLGEDLFARARGMIDWINTRSDAIHEARERYDREHGREHGRNGKFD, from the coding sequence GTGGAACCGCTGGACTTGCCGGGGCTGCGCGCCCTGGCCGATGAAATGGCGCGCCATGGCCACGAGCGGGAGGCGCCCGCGCGCGCGGTCATGGCCATGCTGGGGGACCGCTGGACCACCCTGATCCTGCTGGTGCTGGGCGAGGGCGAAATGCGCCATGCCGACCTCAAGCGCGTGGTCGCGCAGCTATCGTCCGAGCAGGCGATTTCGCAGCGGGTGCTGACGCTGAAACTGCGCGCGCTGGAACGCGACGGCTTCGTGCTGCGCAGCGTCAGCGCGGACGTGCCGCCCAAAGTCGCCTACCGGCTGTCAGGGCTGGGGGAGGACCTGTTCGCCAGGGCGCGCGGGATGATCGACTGGATCAATACCCGCTCGGACGCGATTCACGAAGCGCGGGAGCGTTACGATCGCGAGCATGGGCGGGAGCACGGTCGAAATGGCAAGTTCGACTGA
- a CDS encoding acyl carrier protein — translation MDRAETSARIAALIEPFNKKGIEITDATRFTDDLEFDSLTVMDFVAEIEDGFDIIISMNQQAEIENYGQLVDAVVKLQG, via the coding sequence ATGGACCGCGCAGAGACCTCGGCCCGCATCGCCGCGCTGATCGAACCTTTCAACAAGAAGGGCATCGAGATTACCGACGCGACCCGCTTCACCGACGATCTCGAATTCGACAGCCTGACCGTGATGGACTTCGTGGCCGAAATCGAAGACGGCTTCGACATCATCATCTCGATGAACCAGCAGGCCGAGATCGAGAACTACGGCCAGCTCGTCGACGCCGTGGTCAAGCTCCAGGGCTGA
- a CDS encoding MFS transporter, translated as MNAYRRHARILTASLVGTAVEFYDFYVYATAAALVFGPLFFPAHSASIQQLAAYASFGVAFVARPVGAMLFGHFGDRIGRKSTLVASLLLMGGATVAIGLLPTYESAGWIAPFLLCLMRFAQGLGLGGEWGGAALLAVENAPPGWRARFGMFPQLGAPVGFIAANGLFLLLSLTLSESDFVRWGWRIPFLLSSVLVGLGLWIRFRLAETPSFAATHGEQPKAIPIIELFRTHLRQTLAGTFAVVACFAIYYLTTAFALGYGTTTLGYDRQAFLGVQLFAILFMAVGIVLAGYAADRWTSRTVLIAGSAGAIVVGLLMGPMFAAGSLTAIAAFLSLGLFTMGFVYGPLASLLPQLFDARVRYTGSSIAFNVGGILGGGFAPAVAQGLVDRGGVLFVGLYISLAAVLSLVGLLWVPRHTEAAFST; from the coding sequence GTGAACGCATACCGCCGTCATGCGCGCATCCTGACCGCCAGCCTGGTCGGCACCGCGGTCGAGTTCTACGACTTCTACGTCTACGCCACCGCCGCCGCGCTGGTGTTCGGGCCGCTGTTCTTCCCGGCCCATTCCGCCTCGATCCAGCAACTGGCGGCCTATGCCAGTTTCGGCGTGGCCTTTGTCGCCCGCCCGGTGGGGGCGATGCTGTTCGGCCACTTCGGGGACCGGATCGGCCGCAAGTCGACGCTGGTCGCCTCGCTGCTCTTGATGGGCGGGGCGACGGTCGCCATCGGTCTTTTGCCCACTTACGAGAGCGCGGGCTGGATCGCGCCGTTCCTGCTCTGCCTGATGCGTTTTGCCCAGGGCCTTGGCCTTGGCGGCGAATGGGGCGGCGCGGCGCTGCTGGCGGTGGAGAATGCCCCGCCGGGCTGGCGCGCGCGCTTCGGCATGTTCCCGCAGTTGGGGGCGCCGGTGGGTTTCATCGCGGCGAACGGCCTGTTCCTCCTGCTCAGCCTGACCCTGTCCGAAAGCGATTTCGTGCGCTGGGGCTGGCGCATCCCGTTCCTGCTGAGTTCGGTGCTGGTCGGCCTCGGCCTGTGGATCCGCTTCCGCCTTGCGGAAACCCCGTCCTTTGCGGCCACGCACGGCGAGCAGCCCAAGGCGATCCCGATCATCGAGCTGTTCCGCACCCACTTGCGCCAGACGCTGGCGGGCACGTTCGCGGTCGTCGCCTGTTTCGCGATCTATTACCTCACCACCGCCTTTGCGCTGGGTTATGGCACCACGACGCTCGGCTACGACCGTCAGGCGTTCCTGGGCGTGCAGCTTTTCGCGATCCTGTTCATGGCCGTGGGCATCGTGCTGGCCGGTTATGCGGCGGACCGCTGGACCTCGCGCACGGTGCTGATCGCGGGCAGTGCGGGCGCCATCGTTGTCGGCTTGCTGATGGGCCCGATGTTCGCGGCCGGATCGCTCACCGCCATCGCCGCGTTCCTCTCGCTCGGCCTGTTCACCATGGGCTTTGTCTATGGCCCGCTCGCCTCGCTGCTGCCGCAGCTGTTCGATGCGCGGGTGCGCTACACGGGATCGTCGATCGCCTTCAACGTCGGCGGCATTCTCGGCGGCGGTTTTGCGCCGGCGGTGGCGCAGGGGCTGGTGGACAGGGGCGGGGTGCTGTTCGTCGGCCTCTACATCTCGCTTGCCGCCGTGCTCAGCCTGGTCGGCCTGCTCTGGGTGCCGCGCCATACCGAGGCGGCGTTTTCCACCTGA
- a CDS encoding response regulator, whose protein sequence is MAKRILVVEDNDLNRKLFCDVLTSQGFSVEPVADGLHALDRAREFVPNLVIMDIQLPNVSGLDLIEAAKKDAVLRTIPVLAVTAYAGKGDEERIREAGAEGYLAKPVSIGPFMQAVRALV, encoded by the coding sequence ATGGCAAAGCGAATCCTTGTTGTCGAGGACAACGACCTTAACCGGAAGCTCTTTTGCGATGTTCTCACGAGTCAGGGCTTCTCGGTGGAGCCGGTCGCGGACGGGCTCCACGCGCTCGACAGGGCGCGCGAATTCGTACCCAACCTCGTCATCATGGACATCCAGTTGCCCAATGTCTCGGGGCTGGACCTGATCGAGGCGGCCAAGAAGGACGCGGTCCTGCGCACGATCCCGGTGCTGGCCGTCACGGCCTATGCCGGCAAGGGCGACGAGGAGCGTATCCGCGAGGCGGGGGCCGAAGGCTATCTCGCCAAGCCGGTCTCGATCGGTCCCTTCATGCAAGCCGTCCGAGCGCTGGTCTGA
- a CDS encoding NADPH-dependent FMN reductase: MSKIAVVVGSLRAGSFNRQFAEALIRLPAGEGHEFTFADIGSLPLYDQDDDADQAEPVKALKALIAGSDGVIFVTPEYNRSFPGVLKNAIDHASRPYGQSVWAGKPAGVIGVSIGAIGSALAQQHLRNVLAYLDMPTLGAPEAFIQWKDGLITPEGTIGEQSAGFVGGWLENFLALVDRHKG; the protein is encoded by the coding sequence ATGTCGAAGATCGCCGTTGTCGTCGGAAGCCTGCGCGCAGGATCGTTCAACCGCCAGTTCGCGGAAGCGCTGATCCGCCTGCCGGCAGGCGAGGGCCATGAATTCACCTTTGCCGATATCGGCTCGCTGCCGCTTTACGACCAGGACGACGATGCCGATCAGGCCGAGCCGGTCAAGGCGCTCAAGGCGCTCATTGCCGGTTCGGACGGCGTGATCTTCGTGACGCCGGAATACAACCGGTCGTTCCCGGGCGTGCTCAAGAACGCCATCGACCATGCCTCGCGCCCTTATGGGCAGAGCGTCTGGGCGGGCAAGCCGGCTGGCGTGATCGGTGTTTCGATCGGTGCCATCGGCTCGGCGCTGGCACAGCAGCACTTGCGCAACGTGCTGGCCTATCTCGACATGCCCACGCTCGGCGCGCCCGAGGCGTTCATCCAGTGGAAGGACGGGCTGATCACGCCTGAAGGCACCATCGGCGAGCAGTCGGCCGGGTTCGTCGGCGGCTGGCTGGAGAACTTCCTCGCGCTGGTCGACCGCCACAAGGGGTGA
- a CDS encoding SDR family NAD(P)-dependent oxidoreductase: MVADATRMDGKVAVITGGAGGIGGATARLLTARGAKVVIADIALSAAEDLAATLPDAIAVHLDLEQETSIEAMIARTVAQFGRLDVLHNNAALLGPDIAQADGDVEHMATVLWDRTYAVNVRGTMIACRAALPHLRASGGNIVNTVSNLALQGHMIQAAYSSSKAAVIQMTRAIAASHGVHGVRCNAVAPGMTMTPALREAFPPVLRQAVEEETLRDRLGAPEDIAEAVAFLASDAARNITGQVLVADGGCASHVPGIARFRAFFSGEHA; encoded by the coding sequence ATGGTCGCAGATGCGACGAGAATGGATGGCAAGGTTGCCGTCATCACCGGCGGAGCCGGCGGGATCGGCGGCGCCACCGCCCGGTTGCTGACCGCGCGCGGGGCAAAAGTGGTGATCGCCGATATTGCCCTTTCCGCCGCCGAGGACCTGGCCGCGACATTGCCCGATGCCATCGCGGTGCACCTCGATCTGGAGCAGGAAACCTCGATAGAGGCGATGATCGCACGGACAGTGGCCCAGTTCGGAAGGCTCGATGTGCTGCACAACAACGCGGCACTGCTCGGCCCCGACATCGCGCAGGCCGATGGCGATGTGGAGCACATGGCCACCGTACTCTGGGACCGGACTTACGCGGTCAATGTGCGCGGCACGATGATCGCCTGCCGCGCCGCCCTGCCGCATTTGCGGGCAAGTGGCGGCAATATCGTCAACACCGTCAGTAACCTCGCATTGCAGGGGCACATGATTCAGGCGGCCTATTCCTCCTCCAAGGCGGCGGTGATCCAGATGACCCGCGCCATCGCCGCCAGCCACGGCGTTCATGGCGTGCGCTGCAACGCCGTCGCCCCCGGCATGACGATGACCCCGGCGCTGCGCGAGGCTTTCCCGCCGGTGCTGCGGCAGGCGGTGGAGGAGGAAACCCTGCGCGACCGCCTCGGCGCGCCCGAGGACATTGCCGAGGCGGTGGCCTTCCTCGCCTCCGACGCGGCCCGCAACATCACGGGCCAGGTGCTGGTCGCCGATGGCGGCTGCGCCAGCCACGTTCCCGGAATCGCACGGTTCCGGGCCTTCTTTTCGGGAGAGCATGCATGA
- a CDS encoding HAD family hydrolase, translated as MSRPLLITDCDEVLLYMVSHFRDWLAEDEGVTFDMSRGDFSSAMRRTASGELLEQAEMWSLLNKFFDGQMHRQTAVEGAMDAIRAIGEHADVVVLTNLMDFRQDARQRQLADHGVHLRVYTNQGPKGPALKAILEEYAPSRAVFIDDLAQHHGSVAEFAPEIGRLHLCAEPLLAPHIACAHAAGHAHARIDDWKSATPWLLDWLTDNTPH; from the coding sequence ATGAGCCGTCCGCTGCTGATCACCGACTGCGACGAAGTGCTGCTCTACATGGTCAGCCACTTCCGCGACTGGCTGGCCGAGGACGAGGGCGTCACGTTCGACATGTCGCGCGGGGACTTTTCCAGCGCGATGCGCCGCACTGCCTCGGGTGAATTGCTTGAACAGGCCGAGATGTGGTCGCTGCTCAACAAGTTCTTCGATGGCCAGATGCATCGCCAGACCGCCGTGGAAGGCGCGATGGACGCGATTCGCGCGATCGGTGAACATGCCGATGTGGTGGTGCTCACCAATCTCATGGATTTCCGGCAGGACGCCCGCCAGCGCCAGCTGGCCGACCACGGTGTCCACCTCAGGGTCTACACGAACCAAGGACCAAAAGGCCCGGCGCTCAAGGCGATCCTCGAGGAATATGCGCCCAGCCGCGCGGTGTTCATCGACGATCTGGCCCAGCATCACGGCTCGGTAGCCGAGTTCGCGCCGGAAATCGGCCGCCTGCATCTTTGCGCGGAGCCGCTGCTGGCGCCGCATATCGCCTGCGCCCATGCGGCGGGACATGCCCATGCGCGAATCGACGACTGGAAGAGCGCCACCCCGTGGCTGCTCGACTGGCTGACCGACAACACCCCCCACTGA
- a CDS encoding aminotransferase class I/II-fold pyridoxal phosphate-dependent enzyme: MTDMLSDNETQGATDLFSKFDPLIEMRKGLLSTGVTDPFGLVMEKVISPTVAMCNGRETILLGTYNYMGMTFDPDVIAAGKQALDDFGAGTTGSRVLNGTYAGHKAVEEALCDFYDMKHAMVFSTGYQANLGIISTIAGKGDYIVLDIDSHASIWDGCKMGDAEVVPFKHNDIEAMEKRLRRIPEGAGKLVVLEGVYSMLGDIAPLKEMIAVAKKYGAMVLVDEAHSMGFIGPNGRGVAEDQGCLDDVDFVIGTFSKSVGTVGGFCVSNHPKFEIMRLVCRPYVFTASLPPSVVATAATSVRKLMHAADKRAHLWENSKVLHKGLADAGFQLGTEEPQSAIIAVIMPDLERGAMMWEALLHEGLYVNLARPPATPANMTLLRCSLCAEHSAEQVQQIIGMFTRAGKTAGILG; the protein is encoded by the coding sequence ATGACCGACATGCTCAGCGATAACGAGACGCAAGGCGCAACCGACCTGTTCAGCAAGTTCGATCCGCTGATCGAGATGCGCAAGGGCCTGCTCTCCACCGGCGTGACCGATCCGTTCGGCCTCGTCATGGAAAAGGTGATCTCGCCCACCGTCGCGATGTGTAACGGGCGCGAGACGATCCTGCTCGGCACCTACAACTACATGGGCATGACCTTCGACCCCGACGTCATCGCCGCGGGCAAGCAGGCGCTGGACGACTTCGGCGCCGGCACCACCGGCAGCCGCGTGCTGAACGGCACCTACGCGGGGCACAAGGCGGTCGAGGAAGCGCTATGCGACTTCTACGACATGAAGCACGCCATGGTGTTCTCGACCGGCTATCAGGCCAACCTCGGCATCATCTCGACCATCGCCGGCAAGGGCGATTACATCGTGCTCGACATCGACAGCCACGCCTCGATCTGGGACGGCTGCAAGATGGGCGACGCCGAAGTCGTGCCGTTCAAGCACAACGACATCGAGGCGATGGAAAAGCGCCTGCGCCGCATTCCCGAGGGCGCGGGCAAGCTGGTCGTGCTGGAAGGCGTCTACTCGATGCTGGGCGACATCGCCCCGCTCAAGGAGATGATCGCGGTCGCCAAGAAGTACGGCGCCATGGTGCTGGTGGACGAAGCGCACTCGATGGGCTTCATCGGCCCCAACGGCCGCGGCGTGGCCGAGGACCAGGGCTGCCTTGACGATGTCGACTTCGTGATCGGCACGTTCTCCAAGTCGGTCGGCACCGTCGGCGGCTTCTGCGTCTCGAACCACCCCAAGTTCGAGATCATGCGCCTGGTCTGCCGTCCTTACGTCTTCACCGCCAGCCTGCCGCCCAGCGTCGTCGCCACCGCCGCGACTTCGGTGCGCAAGCTGATGCACGCCGCCGACAAGCGCGCGCACCTCTGGGAAAACTCCAAGGTCCTGCACAAGGGCCTGGCCGATGCCGGCTTCCAGCTCGGCACCGAGGAGCCGCAGAGCGCGATCATCGCCGTCATCATGCCCGACCTCGAACGCGGCGCGATGATGTGGGAAGCGCTGCTGCACGAGGGCCTCTACGTGAACCTCGCGCGTCCGCCGGCGACCCCTGCCAACATGACGCTGCTGCGCTGCTCGCTCTGCGCCGAGCACTCGGCCGAACAGGTCCAGCAGATCATCGGCATGTTCACGCGTGCGGGCAAGACGGCCGGCATTCTCGGCTAA
- a CDS encoding GDSL-type esterase/lipase family protein, with translation MTVRLRIVVPGLLLVGLGLGLVGHSVWKDQRRARLVGLTDSACSPAGRSITGSDYDDWGGLCFYRAANTALRREGLHPEVVMIGDSITMGWPTLGTQVVNRGVGGQTSSQILLRFRQDALDLGPRIIHLMLGSNDVFGLTGPVTLDQIDGNVRTMAEQARRHGAVLILGTLPPSKGFGGLFAPDPGPAIARVNQRLSQIARQEGLVLADYHAALARPDGSIREELFVDGIHPNAAGYAAMQPIYRAALAEAERRRSQAAAP, from the coding sequence ATGACGGTGCGGCTGCGCATCGTCGTGCCCGGGCTTTTGCTTGTGGGGCTGGGATTGGGGCTGGTCGGCCACAGTGTCTGGAAAGACCAGCGCCGCGCCCGCCTTGTCGGGCTGACCGACAGCGCCTGCAGCCCGGCGGGCCGCTCGATCACCGGCAGCGACTACGACGACTGGGGCGGCCTGTGCTTCTACCGCGCCGCCAACACCGCCCTTCGGCGCGAGGGCCTGCATCCCGAAGTCGTGATGATCGGCGATTCGATCACGATGGGCTGGCCCACGCTGGGCACGCAAGTGGTCAATCGCGGCGTCGGCGGCCAGACCAGCAGCCAGATCCTGCTGCGTTTCCGGCAGGACGCGCTGGACCTCGGCCCGCGCATCATCCACCTCATGCTCGGCAGCAACGACGTGTTCGGCCTGACCGGCCCGGTCACGCTGGACCAGATCGACGGCAATGTCCGCACCATGGCCGAGCAGGCACGGCGGCACGGCGCGGTGCTGATCCTCGGCACGCTGCCGCCCTCGAAAGGTTTCGGCGGCCTGTTCGCGCCCGACCCAGGCCCCGCCATCGCCCGGGTCAACCAGCGCCTGAGCCAGATCGCCCGCCAGGAAGGGCTGGTCCTTGCCGACTACCACGCCGCCCTGGCGCGTCCCGACGGATCGATCCGCGAAGAGCTGTTCGTCGACGGCATCCACCCCAACGCGGCGGGTTATGCGGCGATGCAGCCGATCTACCGCGCCGCGCTTGCGGAGGCGGAACGGCGCCGCAGTCAGGCCGCGGCGCCGTAA